The following proteins come from a genomic window of Nocardioides albertanoniae:
- a CDS encoding class I SAM-dependent methyltransferase, translated as MTEPYDVTETRSAYDTVSVTYAEIVDPALTDTSFDAGVLDTFAAYVRNDGGGLVGDIGCGPGRVTAYLAARGLDVFGVDLSTGMIAQAMARHPELRFEVGDMARLPLRDGELAGVLAWYSLIHTPPSRRPDVVAELARVTRHGGRFVTAFQVGDEHVRHIGAYGHDVTFDGYRLPVEATGALLEEAGFEVTATVVRSAEGWERTPQAYLVARRR; from the coding sequence ATGACCGAGCCCTACGACGTCACCGAGACCCGGTCGGCCTACGACACGGTCTCGGTGACGTACGCCGAGATCGTCGACCCGGCGCTGACCGACACCTCGTTCGACGCCGGGGTGCTCGACACGTTCGCCGCGTACGTACGCAACGACGGTGGTGGGCTCGTGGGCGACATCGGCTGCGGTCCGGGCAGGGTCACCGCCTATCTGGCGGCGCGGGGCCTCGACGTCTTCGGGGTGGACCTCTCGACCGGGATGATCGCGCAGGCGATGGCGCGCCATCCGGAGCTCAGGTTCGAGGTCGGTGACATGGCACGTCTTCCGCTCCGCGACGGCGAGCTCGCCGGCGTGCTCGCCTGGTACTCGCTCATCCACACCCCGCCGTCGCGCCGGCCCGACGTCGTCGCCGAGCTCGCGCGGGTCACCCGCCACGGCGGCCGGTTCGTGACCGCGTTCCAGGTCGGGGACGAGCACGTACGCCACATCGGGGCCTACGGCCACGACGTGACCTTCGACGGCTACCGGCTGCCGGTCGAGGCGACCGGCGCGCTCCTGGAGGAGGCCGGTTTCGAGGTCACCGCGACCGTGGTGAGGTCTGCGGAAGGGTGGGAACGCACCCCGCAGGCTTATCTCGTCGCACGTCGACGGTGA
- a CDS encoding alpha/beta hydrolase, which produces MVRLFPAARRAIEADRAEPPVWEADIAAKRDLARKTAAAEAKEEVAEVTGIDADGVLCRLYTPEDVREGVIVHLHGGGFVFNDVDVHDAACRRLANRTGLRVLSVDYRRPPEHCYPAAPDDVDTVIGWMRGDQLLGTLPAYVHGDSAGGNLALVAALRNPGVFAAMVLVYPFLDPSMSTAGYAMEDGWREEAVWYWKQYAATAADLRDPDLGPYLASDEQLRDLPPTLVVSAEGDILTAENEDFALRLADLGVEVVAFRAVGQIHGFWRHGPTFPAAESVMAMTGAFVNQHGPNQHGPNQHGPNQHRPAGHP; this is translated from the coding sequence ATGGTCCGACTCTTTCCTGCCGCCCGTCGAGCGATCGAGGCCGATCGGGCAGAGCCGCCGGTGTGGGAGGCCGACATCGCGGCCAAGCGTGACCTGGCCCGGAAGACGGCTGCGGCGGAGGCGAAGGAGGAGGTCGCGGAGGTCACCGGCATCGACGCCGACGGTGTGCTGTGCCGGCTCTACACCCCCGAGGACGTACGCGAGGGCGTGATCGTCCACCTGCACGGCGGCGGCTTCGTCTTCAACGACGTCGACGTCCACGACGCCGCCTGCCGTCGGCTCGCCAACCGCACCGGGCTGCGAGTGCTCTCCGTCGACTACCGACGGCCGCCGGAGCACTGTTATCCGGCCGCGCCCGACGACGTCGACACGGTGATCGGGTGGATGCGCGGTGACCAGCTTCTGGGCACGCTGCCGGCGTACGTCCACGGCGACAGCGCCGGCGGCAACCTCGCGCTCGTCGCGGCGCTGCGCAACCCCGGCGTCTTCGCCGCGATGGTGCTCGTCTACCCGTTCCTCGACCCGTCGATGAGCACCGCGGGCTATGCGATGGAAGACGGCTGGCGCGAGGAGGCGGTCTGGTACTGGAAGCAGTACGCAGCGACCGCTGCCGATCTCCGCGACCCGGACCTCGGACCCTATCTGGCCTCCGACGAGCAGCTTCGAGACCTGCCGCCGACGCTGGTCGTGAGCGCCGAGGGTGACATCCTCACCGCTGAGAACGAGGACTTCGCACTCCGCCTGGCCGACCTCGGGGTCGAGGTCGTCGCCTTCCGTGCGGTCGGCCAGATCCATGGCTTCTGGCGACACGGCCCCACCTTCCCCGCGGCCGAGTCGGTGATGGCGATGACCGGTGCCTTCGTGAACCAGCACGGCCCGAACCAGCACGGCCCGAACCAGCACGGCCCGAACCAGCACCGCCCCGCGGGACACCCATGA
- the cls gene encoding cardiolipin synthase encodes MTVAGVMGTSIYVIDLLVKVIALGVVPKDRRPGTAMAWLLAIFLIPGVGIVGYLLLGQSRLDRRRHARQRALNEEVTRYVSTLPKTPHPESISPVDATTIELNQRLGSLPAVAGNRIDLISDYGASIQAMTEAVDGAEHHVDVQFYITADDHVTGPFFDALDRAAARGVRVRLLLDHLGSRGIPGWRRLVKRLDASDIAWRRLLPIDLLRGQIRRPDLRNHRKLLVVDGRVGFAGSQNLIEPGYNKPKNHKAGREWIELIARIEGPLVSALNVVFASDWNTETGELLTSELAVTAPPAGDVTGQIVPSGPGVDAENNLRAFTSLIYAAKERISITSPYFVPDESLLYAVTTAARRGVAVELFVSEGKDQFMVYHAQRSYYEALLRAGVRIYLYPKPTVLHAKHFSIDDEVAVLGSSNMDMRSFALNYEISLMLFDGDPVAQMRNVEDQYRAICRELSLEEWLARPKLAAYVDNVLRLTAALQ; translated from the coding sequence ATGACCGTGGCGGGCGTGATGGGCACCTCGATCTACGTCATCGACCTGTTGGTCAAGGTCATCGCGCTGGGTGTGGTGCCGAAGGATCGGCGGCCTGGCACCGCGATGGCATGGCTGCTCGCCATCTTCCTCATCCCCGGGGTCGGCATCGTCGGCTATCTGCTGCTCGGTCAGTCACGACTCGACCGGCGGCGCCATGCGCGACAGCGGGCGCTCAACGAGGAGGTGACCCGCTACGTCAGCACGCTGCCCAAGACGCCTCACCCGGAGTCGATCTCCCCGGTCGACGCGACCACGATCGAGCTCAACCAACGGCTCGGGTCGCTGCCGGCGGTCGCGGGCAACCGGATCGATCTCATCTCCGACTACGGAGCCTCGATCCAGGCGATGACCGAGGCCGTCGACGGCGCCGAGCACCACGTCGACGTGCAGTTCTACATCACCGCCGACGACCACGTCACCGGCCCGTTCTTCGACGCCCTCGACCGGGCGGCGGCGCGCGGGGTGCGGGTGCGCCTGCTCCTCGACCATCTGGGCTCACGCGGCATCCCCGGCTGGCGTCGGCTGGTGAAGCGGCTCGACGCCTCCGACATCGCCTGGCGCCGGCTGCTGCCGATCGACCTCCTGCGTGGCCAGATCCGCCGCCCCGACCTGCGCAACCACCGCAAGCTGCTCGTGGTCGACGGCCGGGTCGGGTTCGCCGGCTCGCAGAACCTCATCGAGCCCGGCTACAACAAGCCCAAGAACCACAAGGCGGGGCGGGAGTGGATCGAGCTCATCGCCCGCATCGAGGGCCCGCTGGTCTCAGCGCTCAACGTCGTCTTCGCCAGCGACTGGAACACCGAGACCGGCGAGCTGCTGACCTCCGAGCTCGCCGTCACCGCACCGCCGGCCGGCGACGTCACCGGCCAGATCGTGCCCAGCGGCCCCGGCGTCGACGCCGAGAACAACCTGCGCGCGTTCACCTCGCTCATCTACGCGGCCAAGGAGCGCATCTCGATCACGAGCCCCTACTTCGTGCCCGACGAGTCGCTGCTCTACGCCGTGACCACCGCCGCCCGGCGCGGCGTCGCGGTGGAGCTCTTCGTCAGCGAGGGCAAGGACCAGTTCATGGTCTACCACGCCCAGCGCTCCTACTACGAGGCGTTGCTCCGGGCCGGCGTGCGCATCTATCTCTACCCCAAGCCGACGGTGCTGCACGCCAAGCACTTCAGCATCGACGACGAGGTCGCCGTGCTCGGCTCGAGCAACATGGACATGCGCTCCTTCGCCCTCAACTACGAGATCTCGCTGATGCTCTTCGACGGCGACCCCGTGGCTCAGATGCGCAACGTCGAGGACCAGTACCGCGCCATCTGTCGTGAGCTGTCGCTCGAGGAGTGGCTCGCGCGACCGAAGCTGGCTGCGTACGTCGACAACGTGCTGCGCCTGACCGCGGCACTCCAGTGA
- a CDS encoding cytotoxic translational repressor of toxin-antitoxin stability system, producing the protein MVERRRPTTRADHQTFCLTEGWIERRRATGKRGTHHVNYELALPDARVLYTRISHPVDRSDYGTSIWGHILKDQLEVTAEEFWACVEDKTLPSRGQMPEPREAIPMGVLRVLIQEAHIPEAEVRSMTKAEAVQRLADFYTHG; encoded by the coding sequence ATGGTCGAGCGCAGGCGTCCGACGACGAGGGCCGACCATCAGACCTTCTGCCTCACCGAAGGATGGATCGAGCGCCGTCGGGCCACGGGGAAGCGCGGCACCCATCACGTCAACTACGAGTTGGCGCTGCCTGACGCGCGCGTCCTCTACACGCGTATCAGCCACCCGGTCGACCGCAGCGACTACGGGACGAGCATCTGGGGCCACATCCTCAAAGACCAGCTCGAGGTCACCGCGGAAGAGTTCTGGGCGTGCGTCGAGGACAAGACGCTTCCGTCGAGGGGGCAGATGCCCGAGCCGCGCGAGGCGATCCCGATGGGAGTGCTCCGCGTGCTCATCCAGGAGGCGCACATCCCCGAGGCCGAGGTGCGCTCGATGACCAAGGCGGAAGCGGTCCAGCGGTTGGCGGACTTCTACACGCACGGCTGA
- a CDS encoding phosphotransferase family protein, with the protein MSVREPVEVPGWDSHAEIVDEAFIDRAPRRPEVRDGLEWECRLLPLIAPLLPLAVPVPYEVPADADGPWRVRHRTVRGSAATPSALTRSDGLVVGDFLRSLHDVDLGALGLEPRVDSGLSATLTRMESEVVPLLPAAVREQGVGLIAEARCATPSSLAHGDLGPAHLLVDAGRISGVIDWTDSCLRDPAIDLAWVLNGTPETFRRGVREAYRPSDDDGRRALIWHRLGPWHEVLHGVDRGDPGFVESGLAGAVGRLTGSDDRSAS; encoded by the coding sequence GTGAGCGTCCGAGAGCCGGTGGAAGTCCCTGGCTGGGACAGTCATGCCGAGATCGTCGACGAGGCTTTCATCGACAGGGCACCACGGCGACCGGAGGTGCGTGACGGCTTGGAATGGGAGTGTCGGCTGCTGCCGCTGATCGCGCCGTTGCTCCCGCTGGCCGTGCCGGTCCCGTACGAGGTCCCGGCGGATGCCGATGGCCCGTGGCGGGTTCGGCACCGGACCGTTCGGGGCTCCGCCGCGACGCCATCGGCCTTGACCAGGAGCGACGGCTTGGTCGTCGGTGACTTCCTGCGGTCGCTCCACGATGTGGATCTCGGCGCGCTGGGTCTCGAGCCGCGGGTCGACAGCGGTCTCAGCGCTACCTTGACGCGGATGGAGTCGGAGGTCGTCCCGCTGCTGCCGGCGGCCGTGCGCGAGCAAGGTGTCGGTCTGATCGCGGAGGCCAGGTGTGCGACGCCGTCCTCTCTCGCGCACGGCGATCTCGGCCCGGCTCACCTGCTGGTAGACGCAGGCCGCATCTCGGGCGTGATCGACTGGACCGACTCCTGCCTGCGGGACCCGGCGATCGACCTCGCCTGGGTACTCAACGGCACTCCGGAGACATTCCGGCGAGGCGTACGTGAGGCCTATCGGCCCAGCGATGACGACGGACGCCGGGCCCTGATCTGGCACCGTCTGGGCCCCTGGCACGAGGTGCTTCACGGTGTGGATCGGGGCGATCCCGGCTTCGTCGAGTCCGGTCTCGCCGGGGCTGTCGGTCGGCTGACGGGGTCCGACGACCGTTCGGCGAGCTGA
- a CDS encoding non-canonical purine NTP pyrophosphatase codes for MTKVHVASRNAKKLGEMLRILSPLVPGVSVVGLDDVAHYDEPVEDAPDFEGNALIKARAGFAATGLPTVADDSGLCVDALNGMPGVLSARWGGPPKSDARNNELLLAQLSDVPDERRGAHFACAIAFVWSGGELVVEGRMDGRVLREVRGEGGFGYDVLFVADDTEDGRTSAELSIEEKDAISHRGRALREIAPQMAELLA; via the coding sequence ATGACGAAGGTCCACGTCGCCTCCCGCAACGCCAAGAAGCTGGGGGAGATGCTCCGCATCCTCTCGCCGCTGGTGCCGGGGGTCTCGGTCGTCGGCCTCGACGACGTCGCGCACTACGACGAGCCCGTCGAGGACGCGCCCGACTTCGAGGGCAACGCGCTGATCAAGGCGCGGGCCGGGTTCGCCGCCACCGGGCTGCCGACGGTCGCCGACGACTCGGGTCTCTGCGTCGACGCGCTCAACGGGATGCCGGGGGTGCTCTCGGCGCGCTGGGGCGGTCCGCCCAAGTCGGATGCCCGTAACAACGAGCTCCTGCTGGCGCAGCTCTCCGACGTGCCCGACGAGCGCCGCGGCGCCCACTTCGCCTGCGCGATCGCCTTCGTCTGGTCCGGCGGCGAGCTGGTCGTCGAGGGCCGCATGGACGGGCGGGTCCTCCGTGAGGTGCGCGGCGAGGGCGGCTTCGGCTACGACGTGCTCTTCGTCGCCGACGACACCGAGGACGGACGTACGTCTGCCGAGCTGTCGATCGAGGAGAAGGACGCCATCTCCCACCGCGGTCGAGCCCTGCGCGAGATCGCCCCGCAGATGGCCGAGCTGCTCGCCTGA
- the rph gene encoding ribonuclease PH, translated as MTTRADGRADDELRPIKITRNWLDHAAGSVLIEFGKTRVLCAASASEGVPRWRKGSGLGWVTAEYAMLPAATHERSSRESVKGKIGGRTHEISRLVGRSLRAVIDYKALGENTINIDCDVLQADGGTRTAAITGAYVALADAAASLGVSKALTGSVAAISVGIIDGAPRLDLPYEEDVRAETDMNIVMTGEGKFVEVQGTAEGAAFDRSELDGLLALGEKGCADLTKLQQAALAG; from the coding sequence GTGACCACACGAGCTGACGGGCGCGCCGACGACGAGCTGCGCCCCATCAAGATCACCCGCAACTGGCTGGACCACGCGGCCGGGTCCGTGCTCATCGAGTTCGGCAAGACCCGCGTGCTGTGCGCCGCCTCGGCCTCCGAGGGCGTGCCGCGCTGGCGCAAGGGCTCCGGGCTGGGCTGGGTGACGGCCGAGTACGCGATGCTTCCGGCCGCCACCCACGAGCGCTCCTCCCGCGAGTCGGTCAAGGGCAAGATCGGTGGGCGTACGCACGAGATCTCCCGCCTGGTCGGGCGCTCGCTGCGCGCCGTCATCGACTACAAGGCGCTGGGCGAGAACACGATCAACATCGACTGCGACGTGCTGCAGGCCGACGGTGGCACCCGCACCGCGGCGATCACCGGCGCCTACGTCGCGCTCGCCGACGCGGCCGCCTCCCTGGGCGTCTCCAAGGCGCTCACCGGCTCCGTCGCCGCGATCTCGGTCGGCATCATCGACGGCGCGCCGCGCCTCGACCTCCCCTACGAGGAGGACGTGCGCGCCGAGACCGACATGAACATCGTGATGACCGGCGAGGGCAAGTTCGTCGAGGTGCAGGGCACCGCGGAGGGCGCCGCCTTCGACCGATCCGAGCTCGACGGGCTGCTGGCGCTGGGTGAGAAGGGCTGCGCCGACCTCACCAAGCTCCAGCAGGCTGCGCTCGCCGGATGA
- a CDS encoding SGNH/GDSL hydrolase family protein, protein MGTYLRYAALGDSATVGLGDPTPEGWRGWARLLAEALGQTYDVSFCNTAIIGATSTVVVEQQLADAVAHRPDVASLIVGVNDVMRSAWDTARLRDDLMTCADALAGQGALLMTARFHDHSVMWPMPGWMERSIQRRTADLNTIWDEVHATYGGLRLDLGAVPDLHERRFWAADRLHPSELGHRRMAGAFGEQLVAYGFSFEPPSLEPCGGLPASWRQDLAWMAGEGVPWMGRRARDLGPWVVRRAWARPARPEPETVA, encoded by the coding sequence GTGGGCACCTACCTGCGTTACGCGGCGCTGGGCGACAGCGCCACCGTTGGCCTCGGCGACCCGACTCCTGAGGGTTGGCGTGGATGGGCCCGGCTGCTCGCCGAGGCTCTGGGACAAACGTACGACGTCTCCTTCTGCAACACCGCGATCATCGGTGCGACCTCGACCGTGGTGGTCGAGCAACAGCTCGCCGACGCGGTGGCGCATCGCCCCGATGTGGCCTCGCTGATCGTCGGGGTCAACGACGTGATGCGCTCGGCCTGGGACACCGCCAGGCTGCGGGACGACCTGATGACCTGCGCGGACGCGCTCGCCGGCCAGGGTGCGCTGCTGATGACCGCGCGTTTCCACGACCACTCGGTGATGTGGCCGATGCCGGGCTGGATGGAGCGGTCGATCCAGCGGCGTACCGCCGATCTCAACACCATCTGGGACGAGGTCCATGCCACCTACGGTGGCCTGCGGCTCGACCTGGGGGCCGTTCCCGACCTGCACGAACGGCGCTTCTGGGCCGCGGACCGGCTGCACCCCTCGGAGCTCGGTCATCGGCGGATGGCCGGTGCGTTCGGGGAGCAGCTGGTGGCGTACGGCTTCTCCTTCGAGCCGCCCTCGCTGGAACCTTGCGGCGGGCTGCCGGCCAGCTGGCGGCAGGACCTGGCCTGGATGGCAGGGGAGGGCGTGCCGTGGATGGGACGGCGGGCGCGGGATCTGGGGCCGTGGGTCGTGCGCCGGGCGTGGGCGCGACCGGCTCGACCGGAGCCGGAGACGGTTGCATAG
- a CDS encoding ABC transporter permease yields MSAVSVAPSAPLPAVTKVPFSRLVLVEWRKMTDTRAGRVMLMITGGLIALVAGVILLITALADMPALPASTWMSALSFPVSLLVPVLAIMIVTQEWGQRTHMVTFTLEPSRLKVVFAKLAAVFVLGVVTMAIAVGIGALGTLASAGIAGTDANWNVTGTELAWTLATQVLYLLMGFGFAMLLLNTPAALVIYYGYTLILEASVFSALYFVFDWAQNIFPWISMQVAMMPFIAPGQMEAAGVTVEDGALGVARLITSIALWVGLPLVLGTMRVLKSELK; encoded by the coding sequence ATGAGCGCCGTATCCGTAGCGCCCTCCGCTCCGCTTCCCGCAGTGACGAAGGTGCCCTTCAGCCGCCTGGTGCTGGTCGAGTGGCGCAAGATGACCGACACCCGGGCCGGCCGGGTGATGCTGATGATCACCGGCGGCCTGATCGCCCTGGTCGCCGGCGTCATCCTGCTGATCACCGCGCTGGCAGACATGCCCGCGCTGCCCGCATCGACCTGGATGAGCGCCCTGTCGTTCCCGGTCTCGCTGCTGGTGCCGGTGCTGGCGATCATGATCGTGACCCAGGAGTGGGGCCAGCGCACCCACATGGTCACCTTCACCCTCGAGCCCAGCCGGCTCAAGGTCGTGTTCGCGAAGCTCGCGGCCGTCTTCGTCCTCGGCGTCGTGACCATGGCGATCGCGGTCGGGATCGGCGCGCTCGGCACCCTGGCCAGCGCCGGCATCGCCGGCACTGATGCCAACTGGAACGTGACCGGCACCGAGCTCGCCTGGACCCTGGCGACGCAGGTCCTCTACCTGCTCATGGGCTTCGGGTTCGCGATGCTGCTGCTCAACACCCCGGCAGCGCTGGTCATCTACTACGGCTACACGCTGATCCTGGAGGCCTCGGTCTTCAGCGCCCTCTACTTCGTCTTCGACTGGGCGCAGAACATCTTCCCGTGGATCTCCATGCAGGTCGCGATGATGCCGTTCATCGCGCCGGGTCAGATGGAGGCGGCCGGAGTCACCGTCGAGGACGGTGCGCTCGGGGTCGCCCGGTTGATCACGTCGATCGCGCTGTGGGTCGGGCTGCCGCTCGTGCTCGGCACGATGCGCGTGCTCAAGTCCGAGCTGAAGTAG
- a CDS encoding ABC transporter ATP-binding protein, with amino-acid sequence MIKVEGLTRVYGTFTAVDDVSFTAEPGKVTGFLGPNGAGKSTSMRIMVGLTNPTKGRATIDGSLYSDLANPGRHVGVLLDASAQHGGRTGREVLTIAAMTMGLPKSRVDEMLELVSLTPAESKRRIKNYSLGMKQRLGIAYALMGDPKVLILDEPANGLDPAGIRWMRGLLKEYADRGGTVLLSSHLLHEVEQIADELILIGNGRIVAEGTKDTILASQGTAGQSLVTALDNEALAAALKGKGYSVEPIGTGMRVSAAPAEVGKAALDANVVITDLRDGGAGLEDIFLQLTAENQREGHTPTQSEGVSA; translated from the coding sequence ATGATCAAAGTCGAAGGACTGACGAGGGTCTACGGGACCTTCACCGCGGTCGACGACGTGTCGTTCACCGCCGAGCCGGGCAAAGTCACCGGATTCCTCGGGCCGAACGGCGCGGGCAAGTCGACCTCCATGCGCATCATGGTTGGACTGACCAACCCCACCAAGGGCCGGGCGACGATCGACGGCTCCCTCTACTCCGACCTTGCCAACCCCGGCCGTCACGTCGGCGTGCTGCTCGACGCCAGTGCTCAGCACGGCGGCCGCACCGGCCGTGAGGTGCTCACGATCGCCGCGATGACGATGGGCCTGCCCAAGTCGCGCGTCGACGAGATGCTCGAGCTGGTCTCGCTGACTCCCGCGGAGTCGAAGCGCCGGATCAAGAACTACTCGCTGGGTATGAAGCAGCGCCTCGGCATCGCGTACGCCCTCATGGGCGACCCGAAGGTGCTCATCCTCGACGAGCCTGCCAACGGTCTCGACCCGGCCGGTATCCGCTGGATGCGCGGGCTGCTCAAGGAGTACGCCGACCGTGGCGGCACCGTGCTGCTCTCCTCCCACCTGCTCCACGAGGTGGAGCAGATCGCCGACGAGCTGATCCTCATCGGCAACGGCCGCATCGTGGCCGAGGGCACCAAGGACACGATCCTCGCCAGCCAGGGCACCGCCGGCCAGTCGCTGGTCACCGCCCTCGACAACGAGGCGCTCGCCGCAGCGCTGAAGGGCAAGGGCTACAGCGTCGAGCCGATCGGCACCGGAATGCGCGTCTCCGCGGCGCCGGCCGAGGTCGGCAAGGCGGCTCTGGACGCCAACGTCGTCATCACCGATCTCCGTGATGGTGGCGCCGGGCTCGAGGACATCTTCTTGCAGCTCACCGCCGAAAACCAGCGTGAGGGTCACACCCCGACGCAGTCCGAAGGAGTCTCCGCATGA
- a CDS encoding sensor histidine kinase produces the protein MQQPAREINQPRLTLWGHVWRYLVALGISALGMTSSDGGWPDWRFAMDISVGVVCLVIVFWRRRWPMTIAALTTLAGAFSLLAAGASSLALVSLATRRRWREIIPLALLTFASGMFWFTVMDTSAPATSTFAVWGLNVGINAVVVAALIAWGMYIGSRRELIATLRQRAETAEAEQSLRMAQARETERRRIAREMHDVLAHRISHISMQAGALSYREDLSADQVRSEVGTIRDGAHRALEDLRAVLGVLRGNGEDPETAPQPTYADLGRLVDEARAGGMNITFTDDVLGEPPEAIGRSIYRVVQEGITNARKHARGALLRISLHGSEEHGIDVELRNRLGFDSHTPGAGLGLVGLTERVDLAGGHIGHRMESDVFILEAWLPWGQ, from the coding sequence GTGCAGCAACCCGCCCGCGAGATCAACCAGCCACGTCTGACGCTGTGGGGTCACGTCTGGCGCTATCTCGTCGCGCTGGGGATCAGCGCTCTGGGGATGACCAGCAGCGACGGCGGCTGGCCCGACTGGCGCTTCGCGATGGACATATCGGTCGGTGTCGTCTGCCTCGTCATCGTCTTCTGGCGGCGCCGGTGGCCGATGACGATCGCCGCGCTGACCACCCTCGCCGGCGCGTTCTCCCTCCTCGCGGCCGGCGCCTCCTCGCTCGCGCTGGTCTCGCTGGCGACCCGCCGGCGCTGGCGCGAGATCATCCCGCTCGCGCTGCTCACCTTCGCCTCCGGGATGTTCTGGTTCACCGTCATGGACACCTCGGCGCCGGCGACCTCGACCTTCGCGGTGTGGGGTCTCAACGTCGGCATCAACGCCGTGGTCGTCGCCGCCCTGATCGCCTGGGGCATGTACATCGGCTCCCGCCGCGAGCTGATCGCCACCCTGCGCCAGCGCGCCGAGACCGCCGAGGCCGAGCAGTCGCTGCGCATGGCCCAGGCCCGCGAGACCGAGCGGCGGCGCATCGCCCGGGAGATGCACGACGTGCTCGCCCACCGCATCTCCCACATCTCCATGCAGGCCGGCGCGCTCTCCTACCGCGAAGACCTCTCCGCCGACCAGGTGCGCAGCGAGGTCGGCACCATCCGAGACGGCGCCCACCGGGCGCTCGAGGATCTCCGGGCCGTGCTCGGAGTGCTGCGTGGCAACGGCGAGGATCCCGAGACCGCGCCCCAGCCGACGTACGCCGATCTCGGCCGGCTCGTCGACGAGGCTCGTGCGGGCGGCATGAACATCACCTTCACCGACGACGTCCTCGGCGAGCCTCCGGAGGCGATCGGGCGCTCGATCTATCGCGTGGTGCAGGAGGGCATCACCAACGCCCGCAAGCACGCCCGCGGCGCCCTGCTGCGGATCAGTCTGCACGGCTCCGAGGAGCACGGGATCGACGTCGAGCTGCGCAACCGTCTCGGCTTCGACTCCCACACTCCGGGGGCCGGACTGGGCCTGGTCGGGCTCACCGAACGCGTCGATCTGGCGGGCGGACACATCGGGCACCGCATGGAATCAGATGTCTTCATCCTCGAAGCATGGCTACCGTGGGGCCAGTGA
- a CDS encoding response regulator transcription factor: MATVGPVSSPESSVKIKVAIVDDDPLVRSALGLMLGGQPDIEVVGEATDGQEALGLVRTTAPDVVLMDIRMPRINGLDATRRVLADPQPQASPTRASRRPRVIVLTTFGADEYVVDALAAGADGFLLKDTPPPEIVAAIRTVAAGEPILSPKATRTLITRLRAEPTGDRAAAAGERLESLTDREHEVALAVGRGLSNAEIAKELYLSIPTVKAHVSRLFDKLGATNRVQIAITVHDAGLV; this comes from the coding sequence ATGGCTACCGTGGGGCCAGTGAGCAGTCCAGAGAGCTCGGTCAAGATCAAGGTCGCGATCGTCGACGACGACCCGTTGGTGCGCTCAGCCCTCGGGCTGATGCTCGGCGGCCAGCCCGACATCGAGGTCGTCGGTGAGGCGACCGACGGGCAGGAAGCGCTCGGCCTGGTGCGTACGACGGCCCCCGACGTGGTGCTGATGGACATCCGGATGCCTCGCATCAACGGGCTCGACGCCACCCGCCGGGTGCTGGCCGACCCCCAGCCGCAGGCTTCGCCGACCCGGGCGTCCCGTCGACCACGGGTGATCGTGCTGACCACCTTCGGTGCCGACGAGTACGTCGTCGACGCGCTCGCCGCGGGCGCCGACGGGTTCCTGCTCAAGGACACTCCCCCGCCCGAGATCGTCGCGGCGATCCGTACGGTCGCGGCCGGGGAGCCGATCCTCTCCCCCAAGGCCACCCGCACCCTGATCACCCGGCTGCGCGCCGAGCCGACCGGCGATCGGGCCGCGGCCGCCGGTGAGCGCCTCGAGTCGCTCACCGACCGTGAGCACGAGGTCGCCCTCGCCGTCGGGCGCGGGCTGAGCAACGCCGAGATCGCCAAGGAGCTCTACCTCTCGATCCCGACCGTGAAGGCCCACGTCTCCCGGCTCTTCGACAAGCTCGGCGCCACCAACCGCGTGCAGATCGCGATCACCGTGCACGACGCCGGGCTGGTCTAG